From one Gracilibacillus salinarum genomic stretch:
- a CDS encoding cytochrome P450 — MANNVTQLDKITNFQTRSEEFFPIEWYTQKLEESPIFYDEATDTWNVFKHKDVTEVLTNYEYFSSEGARTTIQVGSKSEEGEVPDKTNLNFADPPKHRKRRSLLQAAFTPRSLKNWEPRIQEIIEELVEELKEKEQVDLVQDFAGPIPSIVITDLFGIPITDRDQFKEWVDTLFKPIRSENAEQIEQEKQQAAMEYYQYLFPIIVEKRQNLSDDIISDLIRAEVDGERFTDDEIVRTTMLLLGAGVETTAHLLANTFYSLLYDDPSLYQELREDPSLAPKVTEEMLRYRFHSSKRDRTVKKDNQLLGVDLKEGDLVVAWMSAANLDEEVFEDPLHLNIHRPSNKKHITFGKGPHFCMGAPLARLESNLTLTAFVKAFSKIEAVPFKLEDNLVESATGQSLTHLPAKLYR, encoded by the coding sequence ATGGCAAACAATGTTACACAGCTCGATAAAATAACAAATTTCCAGACAAGATCAGAAGAGTTTTTTCCAATCGAATGGTATACACAAAAACTTGAGGAATCACCTATTTTTTATGATGAAGCGACAGATACGTGGAATGTTTTTAAACACAAAGATGTGACCGAAGTGTTGACTAATTATGAGTATTTTTCCAGTGAAGGAGCTCGTACGACAATACAGGTAGGTTCCAAAAGCGAAGAAGGGGAAGTCCCTGATAAAACAAACCTTAACTTCGCGGACCCGCCCAAACATCGAAAAAGAAGATCCTTACTGCAAGCAGCTTTCACTCCTAGGAGCTTAAAAAATTGGGAGCCGAGAATTCAAGAAATAATCGAAGAATTAGTCGAAGAATTGAAAGAAAAAGAGCAAGTCGATTTGGTTCAAGATTTTGCTGGCCCCATACCGAGCATTGTAATTACTGATTTATTCGGTATTCCTATCACAGACAGAGACCAATTCAAAGAATGGGTAGATACTTTATTTAAACCGATCAGGTCAGAAAATGCGGAACAAATTGAACAGGAAAAACAGCAAGCCGCTATGGAATACTATCAATACTTGTTCCCAATTATTGTGGAAAAGAGACAAAATCTTTCTGACGATATTATCTCTGATTTAATACGAGCAGAAGTAGATGGGGAACGTTTTACAGATGATGAAATCGTTCGGACAACGATGTTACTGTTAGGGGCAGGTGTAGAAACGACAGCACATCTACTCGCTAATACCTTTTATTCCTTGTTGTATGATGATCCATCTCTATATCAGGAATTAAGAGAAGATCCATCATTAGCTCCAAAAGTAACCGAGGAAATGTTAAGATATCGTTTCCATTCTTCTAAGCGAGACAGAACAGTGAAGAAGGATAATCAATTGTTAGGTGTTGATTTAAAAGAAGGGGACTTAGTTGTGGCATGGATGAGTGCTGCCAATCTAGACGAAGAAGTATTTGAGGATCCTCTTCATCTTAATATTCACCGTCCATCCAACAAAAAACATATTACATTTGGCAAAGGCCCGCATTTTTGCATGGGCGCACCACTAGCAAGGTTGGAATCAAACCTTACTTTAACAGCATTTGTCAAAGCATTTTCTAAGATCGAAGCAGTACCATTCAAATTGGAGGACAATCTTGTAGAGTCAGCAACAGGACAGTCTTTAACCCATTTACCAGCAAAATTATATCGATAA
- the trhO gene encoding oxygen-dependent tRNA uridine(34) hydroxylase TrhO — protein sequence MENNEKYQVLLYYQYVEVEDPEGFAQEHLAFCKDLGLKGRILVANEGINGTVSGTVEQTNTYMEAMHADPRFADMPFKVDEADGHAFKKMHVRPRPELVTLRLEDDIDPRKTTGKYLNPQEFYEAMQGEDTIILDARNDYEYDLGHFRGAIRPDIETFRELPQWVEENKDKLEGKKVLTYCTGGIRCEKFSGWLVEQGFEDVGQLHGGIATYGKDPEVKGDLWDGQLYVFDERISVPVNRKEHVVVGKDYFDGTPCERYVNCANPECNRQILASEENEHKYMRGCTHECRVHPRSLYIAEHNLSDDEIQARLDHIEKEDGVTQQ from the coding sequence ATGGAGAATAACGAAAAGTATCAAGTATTACTGTATTATCAATATGTAGAAGTAGAAGATCCTGAAGGATTTGCGCAAGAACATTTAGCGTTCTGTAAAGACTTAGGATTAAAAGGTCGTATCCTTGTTGCCAATGAAGGTATCAATGGTACAGTTTCGGGTACTGTGGAACAAACGAATACGTACATGGAAGCAATGCACGCTGACCCTCGTTTTGCTGATATGCCATTCAAGGTAGATGAAGCAGATGGTCATGCATTTAAGAAGATGCACGTTCGTCCAAGACCGGAATTAGTGACTTTGCGTCTGGAGGATGATATTGATCCTCGTAAGACAACTGGAAAATATTTAAATCCACAAGAATTTTATGAAGCGATGCAAGGTGAAGATACCATTATCCTGGATGCTCGTAATGATTATGAATATGACCTTGGTCATTTCCGTGGAGCTATTCGTCCAGATATTGAAACATTCCGTGAACTTCCGCAATGGGTGGAAGAAAATAAAGATAAATTAGAAGGTAAGAAAGTGTTAACGTATTGCACAGGTGGTATTCGCTGTGAGAAGTTTTCTGGTTGGTTGGTCGAACAAGGTTTCGAAGATGTAGGGCAACTTCACGGTGGTATCGCAACATACGGCAAGGACCCTGAGGTAAAAGGTGATCTTTGGGACGGTCAACTATACGTATTTGATGAGCGTATTTCTGTTCCGGTTAACCGTAAAGAACATGTTGTGGTTGGGAAAGACTACTTTGACGGTACACCTTGTGAACGTTATGTAAATTGTGCTAATCCTGAATGCAACCGACAAATTCTCGCTTCTGAAGAAAATGAGCATAAATATATGCGCGGCTGTACACACGAATGTCGTGTTCATCCTCGCAGCCTTTATATTGCCGAACATAACCTTTCGGATGATGAAATCCAGGCTCGATTGGATCACATCGAAAAAGAAGACGGCGTAACACAACAATAA
- a CDS encoding NAD(P)-dependent oxidoreductase produces MTTIGFIGTGVMGKSMATHLLEAGFDLHIFTRTQEKAKPLLAQGAVWEDSVSSLAQKADIVLTMVGYPKDVESIYLDANGIIANAKPGSYLIDMTTSDPLLAERIYSKAKEKGLHSMDAPVSGGDVGAKNGTLAIMAGGEQADFDEVLPVFKKMGENIVLQGPAGAGQHTKMANQITIASNMIGVSEAIMYAKKAGLDPVRVLKSISTGAAGSWSLSNLGPRMIKGDSDPGFYMKHFIKDMTIALRNAQEMGLKTPGLALSLELYQELAEKGLEDRGTQALIKWFEGDI; encoded by the coding sequence ATGACAACAATCGGCTTTATTGGTACTGGTGTTATGGGGAAAAGTATGGCGACTCATTTACTCGAAGCAGGTTTCGATCTTCACATATTTACAAGAACTCAGGAAAAAGCAAAACCCTTATTAGCTCAAGGAGCTGTCTGGGAAGATTCAGTCTCTTCGCTAGCACAAAAAGCAGACATTGTCCTAACAATGGTCGGCTATCCGAAAGATGTAGAATCTATCTATTTAGACGCGAATGGTATCATAGCAAACGCGAAGCCTGGTTCTTACCTAATCGACATGACTACATCTGATCCACTACTGGCAGAACGAATTTACAGCAAAGCAAAAGAAAAAGGATTACACAGCATGGATGCTCCTGTGTCTGGCGGAGATGTCGGTGCCAAAAATGGGACACTCGCCATAATGGCTGGTGGAGAGCAAGCTGATTTCGATGAGGTACTGCCCGTTTTTAAGAAAATGGGTGAAAATATTGTGTTGCAAGGACCTGCTGGTGCTGGTCAGCATACAAAAATGGCTAATCAGATTACAATCGCTTCTAATATGATCGGGGTTTCCGAGGCAATCATGTATGCCAAAAAGGCAGGACTTGACCCTGTTCGTGTATTAAAAAGCATCTCAACAGGAGCAGCTGGCAGCTGGTCACTTTCCAATTTAGGACCGCGAATGATCAAAGGAGACAGTGATCCTGGATTCTATATGAAACATTTCATAAAAGATATGACCATTGCTTTAAGAAACGCGCAGGAGATGGGATTAAAAACACCAGGACTGGCACTTTCCCTTGAGTTATACCAGGAACTTGCTGAAAAAGGATTAGAAGACCGCGGTACGCAAGCGCTTATCAAATGGTTTGAGGGAGATATATAA
- a CDS encoding TraR/DksA C4-type zinc finger protein: MDQSVIDKCLAILEDRKAELNEGGVDFDSQDQTLEEEVGELTTFDNHPGDMGTELYEREKDQALNEHQESELNEIAHALAKIEEGTYHLCEECGKEINEDRLLALPETRFCIDHAE; the protein is encoded by the coding sequence ATGGATCAATCAGTAATAGATAAATGTCTGGCAATATTAGAAGATAGAAAAGCAGAATTGAATGAAGGCGGAGTAGATTTTGATAGTCAGGATCAAACGTTGGAAGAAGAAGTCGGAGAGTTAACCACTTTTGATAATCATCCCGGTGACATGGGAACGGAGTTATACGAAAGAGAAAAAGATCAAGCATTAAACGAACATCAGGAATCGGAATTAAATGAAATTGCCCATGCATTAGCCAAAATAGAAGAAGGTACGTATCATTTGTGTGAAGAGTGTGGCAAAGAAATTAATGAAGATCGATTGCTAGCATTACCGGAAACAAGGTTTTGCATCGACCACGCAGAATAA
- a CDS encoding carbon starvation CstA family protein has product MVTFFIAIALLIIGYFTYGKFIEKIFDPTDKRDTPANSVNDGVDYVPMHKQKNAMIQLLNIAGTGPIFGPIMGALYGPVAFLWIVIGSIFAGAVHDYLTGMISIRHNGAHIPQLAGKFLGAVSRHVVNAFSLLLLVLVGTVFITTPASLIDILLDGKVAFGVILSGIFLYYFLSTILPIDKIIGRIYPVLGAILLLGTISIGISLVFSDYTIPEMTLQNLHPENSPIFPLLFFTITCGALSGFHATQSPIISRTTQKESQGRYIFYGMMIAEGVIAMIWAAAAMSLFDGQTLSEVIATGTASAAVNEISVTLLGAFAGTVAVIGVIVLPITSGDTAFRAARTIIADYLKIGQRSVMKRLMIAIPLFVIGYALTNIDFNMLWRYFSWANQSTAVIALWIATMYLYIKGKNYVVSLVPAIFMSYMVFVYILNAQIGFNLDLNLSFIIGIVLTIGLTYLFFRKAKRNKEEKIEVDETSAVSA; this is encoded by the coding sequence ATGGTTACTTTCTTTATTGCTATTGCATTATTAATTATTGGATATTTCACATATGGTAAATTTATAGAGAAGATATTTGATCCGACAGATAAAAGAGATACACCAGCGAATAGTGTAAATGACGGTGTAGACTATGTACCGATGCATAAACAAAAAAATGCGATGATCCAGCTTTTGAACATTGCGGGTACGGGGCCAATATTTGGACCAATTATGGGAGCTTTATATGGACCTGTTGCGTTTTTATGGATTGTTATCGGCTCCATTTTTGCAGGGGCTGTTCATGATTACCTCACTGGTATGATTTCCATTCGTCACAACGGTGCCCATATACCTCAACTGGCGGGTAAATTTCTGGGGGCAGTTTCTCGTCATGTTGTAAACGCATTCTCGTTGTTATTGTTAGTTCTTGTTGGGACAGTGTTTATCACTACTCCGGCATCATTAATAGATATATTGCTTGACGGGAAAGTGGCTTTTGGTGTGATTTTAAGCGGTATTTTCTTATATTACTTCCTGTCTACTATCTTACCAATTGATAAGATCATAGGACGTATTTATCCGGTATTGGGAGCTATTCTACTGCTTGGAACCATATCCATTGGAATTTCTTTAGTGTTTTCTGATTATACAATTCCTGAAATGACGTTGCAGAATTTACACCCTGAGAATTCACCAATATTCCCATTACTGTTCTTTACAATTACCTGTGGGGCATTGTCCGGTTTTCATGCGACACAATCACCGATTATTTCCAGAACCACACAAAAAGAGTCGCAAGGGCGCTATATTTTTTACGGCATGATGATTGCAGAAGGTGTTATCGCTATGATTTGGGCGGCAGCAGCGATGAGTTTGTTTGATGGCCAGACACTAAGTGAAGTAATTGCGACTGGTACAGCATCTGCGGCAGTAAATGAAATCTCTGTTACCTTATTAGGTGCTTTTGCCGGTACAGTGGCGGTTATCGGAGTTATTGTTCTTCCGATTACATCAGGAGATACTGCTTTCCGTGCTGCTAGAACAATTATTGCCGATTATTTAAAGATCGGACAAAGAAGTGTCATGAAACGTTTAATGATTGCGATACCGTTATTTGTAATCGGGTATGCATTAACGAATATTGATTTTAATATGTTGTGGAGATATTTTTCCTGGGCTAACCAATCAACGGCAGTTATTGCGTTATGGATAGCGACAATGTATTTATATATCAAGGGCAAAAATTATGTGGTCTCCTTAGTACCAGCGATTTTCATGTCCTATATGGTATTTGTTTATATATTAAATGCCCAGATCGGATTTAATTTAGATCTAAATCTATCTTTTATCATCGGCATAGTGCTGACGATCGGCTTGACGTATTTATTCTTTAGAAAAGCGAAACGAAATAAAGAAGAAAAAATAGAAGTAGACGAGACAAGTGCTGTCTCTGCTTAA
- a CDS encoding S1C family serine protease encodes MSDEFNRFDQEEQEQQAPQAKEMHVKKNKDAGLSKMLFSGVAGGLIVALFSGGIFISILDDEESNTTDVASNTTEQTESSSSNQESVPTTNMANEEDEATTNNAIQQVSDAVVGVSNIQQVNLWEESNASGTGSGVIYKKEGDSAYIVTNNHVVEGAQEVQITLTNGEQVKAEILGTDQLTDLAVLKIPGDQVETVATLGSSSDVGVGQTAIAIGNPLGQDFAGSVTKGIISGVERSVDVDLNGDSQPDWTTEVLQTDAAINPGNSGGALINSKGEVIGINSMKIALESVEGIGFAIPIDDAKPVIEQLETEGEVVRPFVGISAVDLSTVPEQHRQQTLNLSEDVQNGLVVAQVQSGSPAANAGLQQYDVVTSINDKQLESMLDLKTYLYNETEIGEEVSLTFYRDGEKQTVNLTLSEQGNL; translated from the coding sequence ATGAGTGATGAATTCAATCGATTCGATCAAGAAGAACAAGAACAACAAGCTCCACAGGCGAAAGAAATGCATGTAAAAAAGAATAAAGATGCTGGTTTAAGTAAAATGCTTTTTAGTGGGGTAGCAGGTGGACTTATTGTAGCACTATTTAGTGGCGGTATTTTTATTTCGATCCTGGACGACGAGGAAAGTAATACAACAGACGTGGCTTCTAATACTACGGAGCAAACCGAATCGTCTTCTTCTAATCAAGAAAGCGTTCCAACCACTAACATGGCAAATGAAGAAGATGAAGCAACAACAAACAACGCCATTCAACAAGTATCCGATGCAGTAGTTGGGGTATCCAACATCCAACAAGTAAATCTCTGGGAAGAATCCAATGCATCCGGTACTGGATCAGGAGTTATCTATAAGAAAGAAGGCGACTCCGCTTATATTGTAACCAACAATCACGTTGTAGAGGGAGCACAGGAAGTACAAATCACACTTACTAACGGTGAACAAGTAAAAGCTGAAATTCTGGGAACAGATCAACTCACCGATCTTGCTGTATTAAAAATCCCTGGTGATCAAGTAGAGACCGTTGCAACACTCGGCTCTTCTTCTGATGTAGGTGTTGGACAAACAGCAATCGCGATTGGTAACCCACTTGGTCAAGATTTTGCAGGTTCTGTAACGAAAGGAATCATTAGTGGAGTTGAACGTTCTGTAGATGTTGACCTCAATGGTGACAGCCAGCCAGATTGGACAACAGAAGTTCTCCAAACAGATGCGGCAATTAACCCAGGTAACAGTGGTGGTGCATTAATCAACAGTAAAGGAGAAGTAATTGGGATTAACTCTATGAAAATTGCACTTGAATCAGTAGAGGGTATTGGCTTTGCTATTCCAATTGACGATGCAAAACCGGTAATTGAACAGTTAGAAACTGAAGGAGAAGTAGTACGCCCATTTGTCGGTATTAGTGCCGTTGACCTTTCTACTGTGCCAGAACAACATCGTCAACAAACACTTAACTTAAGTGAAGATGTTCAAAATGGATTAGTAGTAGCTCAGGTACAATCCGGTTCACCAGCCGCTAATGCAGGATTACAGCAATATGATGTTGTTACATCAATCAATGATAAACAATTAGAGTCTATGCTTGACTTGAAAACGTATCTGTACAATGAAACGGAAATTGGCGAAGAAGTGAGCCTTACCTTCTATCGCGATGGTGAAAAACAAACTGTCAACTTGACCCTAAGTGAGCAAGGTAATTTGTAA
- a CDS encoding response regulator transcription factor → MNQEIFIVEDDPNIRDIVKAYLSKEGFQVTLMENAEDAWKKATEHQPDMWILDIMLPGMDGYELCKKIRQTSEIPIIIISAKDEEVDKILGLELGSDDYLTKPFSPRELVARVKRLFKRAIAQPITSDTENAVLKIADLEIDQAARQVYWKRQEVDVTSKEFDILEIFAKKPNRAFSREELLTQVWGEDYFGSDRAVDDLVKRLRKKLEDLPVETVWGYGYRLHYEEDAQ, encoded by the coding sequence ATGAATCAGGAGATTTTTATTGTAGAAGATGATCCGAATATTAGAGATATTGTAAAAGCATATTTATCGAAAGAAGGATTTCAGGTTACGCTAATGGAAAATGCAGAGGATGCTTGGAAGAAGGCTACCGAGCACCAGCCCGATATGTGGATCCTGGATATTATGCTGCCTGGTATGGATGGTTATGAATTGTGTAAAAAAATAAGACAAACCAGCGAGATTCCGATTATTATCATCTCAGCTAAGGATGAAGAAGTAGATAAAATTTTAGGATTGGAATTAGGTAGTGATGACTATTTAACAAAACCTTTTAGTCCTCGTGAACTTGTGGCAAGGGTGAAACGACTTTTTAAACGTGCAATTGCTCAGCCGATTACAAGTGATACTGAAAATGCTGTACTTAAGATTGCTGATTTGGAAATAGATCAAGCAGCAAGACAAGTATATTGGAAACGACAAGAAGTCGATGTAACGTCCAAGGAATTTGATATATTAGAGATTTTTGCGAAAAAACCGAATCGCGCTTTTTCCCGCGAAGAATTATTGACCCAAGTATGGGGTGAGGATTACTTTGGCAGTGATAGAGCAGTGGATGACTTGGTGAAGCGATTGCGCAAAAAACTGGAGGATTTACCGGTAGAGACGGTGTGGGGATATGGCTACCGTCTGCATTATGAAGAGGATGCCCAATGA
- a CDS encoding sensor histidine kinase — protein MKLQSQLTIAFTTLLVVVMAISGITIYSQMLQMLIKDEQRQLEDKGELIVNFVLYQDLNNSSNVQQLTQLLDEYNLQVFAYDQGSESIIFTSIPDIDTIKGWVNEYDLEDQNQPLWQAGGENYVVSIIPFYSPEATQQLVLLTPLDDLQEVRNSLVNRLVLIFLIGIAVAVLLSHYLTRRLVTPLTKLKHQLKKIEKRQFDQIKEIKATGEIKEVEQSVTEMANELNSFIQSQHHFFQNASHELKTPLMAIQGYAEGIRDGIFEGKEADRGLQVMVDEIHRLKKIINEIILLAKLDSETDIYRPETVALQPFMRKVMDRAVPIANDKGIEIDDKGLEKARLFVDEEKMLQAVMNIVANAIRHAKQKVTISTSVKDKRLFIQVTDDGKGIDEALLSKLFHRFVKGKSGETGLGLAIARAIVERSGGSIKAENAPEGGARFTIVFIDFEKNDD, from the coding sequence ATGAAATTACAATCACAGCTAACGATTGCCTTTACTACCTTACTCGTTGTCGTTATGGCGATATCGGGAATTACGATCTATTCACAGATGCTGCAAATGCTGATCAAAGATGAACAAAGACAACTAGAGGACAAAGGCGAACTTATTGTAAATTTTGTGTTGTACCAGGATCTGAACAATTCTTCTAATGTACAACAACTAACACAATTGCTTGATGAGTATAATTTGCAAGTGTTTGCTTATGATCAAGGTTCAGAGAGTATTATATTTACGTCCATTCCCGATATTGATACCATTAAAGGATGGGTCAATGAATATGACCTTGAGGATCAAAATCAACCGTTATGGCAAGCGGGTGGAGAAAACTATGTGGTGTCGATCATCCCTTTTTACTCACCAGAAGCCACCCAGCAATTAGTTCTGCTAACACCATTAGATGATCTTCAGGAAGTCCGGAATAGTCTTGTTAATAGGTTAGTATTAATTTTTCTTATTGGTATTGCGGTTGCTGTTTTACTCAGTCATTATTTAACAAGAAGACTCGTGACACCATTAACCAAATTGAAACACCAGCTGAAAAAGATTGAGAAACGTCAGTTCGATCAAATCAAAGAAATTAAGGCAACTGGTGAAATCAAGGAAGTAGAACAAAGCGTGACGGAAATGGCCAATGAGTTAAACAGTTTTATTCAATCTCAGCATCATTTCTTCCAGAATGCCAGTCATGAATTGAAAACCCCACTTATGGCGATTCAAGGATATGCAGAAGGTATTCGGGATGGTATTTTTGAAGGGAAAGAAGCAGACCGCGGTTTGCAAGTAATGGTAGATGAAATACATCGTCTCAAGAAGATTATCAATGAGATTATCTTACTGGCGAAATTAGATAGTGAGACAGATATATATCGTCCGGAAACAGTAGCACTCCAGCCGTTTATGAGAAAAGTAATGGATAGAGCTGTACCAATTGCAAATGATAAAGGTATTGAGATTGATGATAAAGGTTTGGAGAAGGCACGATTATTTGTCGATGAAGAAAAAATGTTACAAGCAGTCATGAATATTGTGGCCAATGCCATTCGTCATGCTAAGCAAAAAGTGACGATCTCGACATCTGTGAAAGATAAACGGCTTTTCATCCAGGTAACCGATGATGGTAAGGGAATAGATGAAGCACTTCTTTCCAAACTGTTCCACCGGTTTGTCAAAGGAAAGAGTGGTGAAACAGGCCTTGGTCTGGCGATTGCCCGTGCGATTGTCGAACGTTCTGGTGGTTCTATTAAAGCGGAGAATGCCCCTGAAGGTGGTGCACGCTTTACCATCGTTTTTATAGATTTTGAAAAAAATGATGATTAA
- the typA gene encoding translational GTPase TypA: protein MTQLREELRNIAIIAHVDHGKTTLVDQLLRYSGTFRENEQVEERAMDSNDIEKERGITILAKNTAINYKDTRINILDTPGHADFGGEVERIMKMVDGVLLVVDAYEGCMPQTRFVLKKALEQKLQPVVVLNKIDRPNARPDEVVDEVLDLFIELGADDDQLEFPVVFASALNGTSSFPDEDQQETMEPIFETILEKIPAPVDNGEEPLQFQVTMLDYNDYLGRIGVGRVFRGTIKVGQQVALMKTDGSVKNFRVSKLFGFIGLKRIEIEEAKAGDIIALAGMEDINVGETVCPNDHQEALPILRIDEPTLQMTFVVNNSPFAGREGKHITSRKIEERLLSQLETDVSLRVDPTDSPDAWIVSGRGELHLSILVENMRREGYELQLSKPQVIIREIDGVKCEPVERVQIDVPEDYTGPVMESLGARKGEMLDMQNHGTGQVRMEFKVPSRGLIGYATEFMTQTRGYGIINHTFDEYAPFVKGQVGGRREGVLVALENGKASTYGIMNLEDRGVIFVEPGTDVYAGMIVGEHNRENDLTVNITKEKHLTNVRSATKDQTATIRKTRKMSLEEAIQYLNDDEYCEVTPETVRLRKKILNKNEREKAAKKK, encoded by the coding sequence ATGACGCAATTGAGAGAAGAACTACGCAATATCGCGATTATTGCACACGTAGACCACGGTAAAACGACATTAGTAGACCAGTTACTTCGTTATTCTGGTACGTTTCGTGAGAACGAACAAGTGGAAGAACGTGCAATGGATTCCAATGATATTGAGAAGGAACGCGGTATTACGATTTTAGCCAAAAACACAGCGATTAATTATAAAGATACGCGTATAAATATATTAGATACACCAGGACATGCTGACTTCGGTGGCGAAGTAGAGCGTATCATGAAAATGGTAGACGGGGTATTACTTGTGGTAGATGCTTATGAAGGATGTATGCCACAGACTCGTTTCGTATTAAAGAAAGCATTAGAGCAAAAACTGCAACCAGTTGTCGTGTTAAACAAAATTGACCGTCCTAACGCTAGACCTGACGAAGTTGTAGATGAAGTATTAGATTTATTTATCGAGTTAGGTGCTGACGACGATCAATTGGAATTTCCGGTTGTATTTGCATCTGCATTAAATGGAACATCTAGCTTCCCTGACGAAGATCAGCAGGAAACGATGGAACCAATTTTTGAAACGATTCTGGAGAAGATCCCTGCACCAGTCGACAATGGGGAAGAACCATTACAATTCCAGGTAACGATGCTTGATTATAATGATTACCTTGGTCGAATTGGAGTAGGACGAGTATTCCGTGGTACGATCAAAGTCGGCCAGCAAGTTGCACTTATGAAAACAGATGGTTCTGTGAAAAACTTCCGAGTTTCTAAATTATTTGGTTTCATTGGCTTGAAGCGAATTGAAATTGAAGAAGCAAAAGCAGGCGACATCATTGCTCTTGCAGGTATGGAGGACATTAACGTTGGTGAAACAGTTTGCCCGAACGATCACCAGGAAGCACTTCCGATCCTGCGCATTGATGAGCCAACATTACAGATGACATTTGTTGTTAATAACAGTCCGTTCGCAGGTCGTGAAGGTAAACATATTACTTCTCGTAAAATTGAAGAACGTTTATTATCTCAGTTAGAAACAGATGTAAGTTTACGTGTAGATCCGACAGATTCACCAGATGCCTGGATCGTCTCTGGACGTGGTGAATTACACTTATCGATTCTAGTAGAAAACATGCGACGTGAAGGCTACGAATTGCAGCTATCTAAACCGCAAGTTATTATTAGAGAAATCGATGGTGTTAAATGTGAACCAGTAGAACGAGTACAAATTGATGTGCCTGAAGATTACACTGGTCCAGTTATGGAGTCGTTAGGTGCACGTAAAGGTGAAATGTTAGACATGCAGAATCATGGTACTGGTCAAGTACGTATGGAATTCAAAGTACCATCCCGTGGTTTAATCGGTTATGCTACAGAATTCATGACCCAAACACGCGGTTACGGTATCATTAACCACACGTTCGATGAATATGCACCATTTGTCAAAGGACAAGTAGGTGGACGTCGTGAAGGTGTACTTGTTGCTTTAGAAAATGGTAAAGCATCAACTTACGGCATTATGAACCTGGAAGACCGTGGTGTCATTTTTGTTGAACCAGGTACAGATGTTTATGCAGGAATGATCGTCGGCGAACACAACCGAGAAAATGACTTAACAGTTAACATTACCAAAGAAAAGCACTTAACTAACGTGCGTTCTGCTACAAAAGATCAAACTGCAACAATCCGTAAAACACGTAAGATGTCATTAGAAGAAGCAATTCAATATTTAAATGATGATGAGTATTGTGAAGTAACACCAGAAACAGTAAGACTTCGTAAGAAAATCCTAAACAAAAACGAACGTGAAAAAGCAGCTAAGAAAAAATAA
- a CDS encoding YkvA family protein, with amino-acid sequence MRFFSRLKFLFKFRKSLPFLKEFFLSKEVSMFSKTVSVLLMIGYIVFPFDLIPDYLLVFGALDDVMIVSLILQQMINMAPESLRTKYDLKK; translated from the coding sequence ATGCGCTTTTTTAGCAGATTAAAATTTTTATTTAAATTTCGTAAATCATTGCCGTTTTTGAAAGAGTTCTTTCTGTCAAAAGAAGTATCCATGTTCTCCAAAACGGTAAGTGTGTTGTTAATGATAGGCTATATCGTTTTCCCATTTGATCTTATTCCTGACTATTTACTAGTATTTGGTGCTTTGGATGATGTAATGATTGTCAGCCTAATTCTGCAGCAAATGATCAACATGGCTCCGGAAAGTCTTCGGACAAAATATGATTTGAAGAAGTGA